A genomic window from Lotus japonicus ecotype B-129 chromosome 1, LjGifu_v1.2 includes:
- the LOC130717386 gene encoding HVA22-like protein e, with protein MTKLWTLITQLHSLAGPVLTLLYPLYASVVAIESPSKEDDEQWLSYWIIYSFLTLGEMVLQPALEWIPIWYEVKLLLAAWLVLPQFKGAAYLYGKLVRENIRRYATEKEKKEHKQKQVSPKKQQDKKSPTGSKGKKFVDFIIPKKGDQEAY; from the exons ATGACCAAGTTGTGGACCTTGATTACCCAGCTTCATTCCCTTGCTGG GCCGGTTTTGACGTTATTGTACCCTTT GTATGCATCGGTGGTAGCAATAGAGAGCCCATCCAAGGAGGATGATGAGCAGTGGCTATCTTATTGGATCATCTATTCATTCCTCACCCTTGGAGAAATGGTTCTTCAACCTGCTCTAGAGTG GATACCGATTTGGTATGAGGTGAAGCTGTTGTTGGCGGCGTGGTTGGTGTTGCCTCAATTCAAAGGGGCTGCTTACTTGTATGGGAAGTTAGTGAGAGAGAACATACGGAGGTACGCGACGGAGAAGGAGAAAAAGGAGCACAAACAGAAACAGGTTTCCCCAAAAAAGCAACAGGACAAGAAGTCTCCCACTGGAAGCAAGGGGAAGAAGTTTGTTGACTTTATCATACCTAAGAAA GGGGATCAAGAGGCTTATTGA